The window AAGCTGTGAAGGAAATGATCTCTAATCCTGAGTATGAAAACTATAATTTGTTGACAATGGGATTGGAAGCCGGATTTACATCAAAAACAACTTTCTATAATTCTTTTAAAAAAGTAACGGGTCAAACTCCCAATGAGTATAAAAATGCCATAAAATAAGTACCATTTTCTCCAGTTTTAAGCTTTTGAAACCCTTTCTAATTTGAATTATTTGAGTTTTGCGCTTAAATAATTTAAATTAAATTTTTATGAAGAAAAACTTTTTATTGTTCATCGTTTTATTTGCTTTTTGCTCTATTAAGGCTCAAGCCCAAAGTGAAACTGATGCCAATTCTTATCAGAAAAACAATGAAATTAAGCTGAATATAATTTCTCCTTTATTGGATGCTTTTGAAATAGGTTATGAACGGTTTCTAAACAAAAATTCATCGCTGGGGATTTCTGCATTTAAGGTATATGAGCATTCATCAAATGATGATATGAATTATTATGTTTCTCCCTATTACAGATATTATTTTGGAAAAAAATATGCTTCCGGTTTTTTTGCCGAAGGATTTGGAATGTTTACTTCCATTGACGGAAAAAAAATATACTCAGCAGACAAAATTACATTCACTGAAGGTAAGGATGTTTATGACCTCGCATTAGGTGCTGGTTTTGGTTGGAAGCTGGTTACCAAAAAAGGACTTGTCTTTGAAGCCAATGCCGCTTACGGAAAACTTGTATTCAATGCAGGCAAAACAGATCATGATCAAGTGATCAAGCTTGGATTAAGTGTTGGTTACCGATTTTAAATATTAAATTTAAATTAGTTTAAACAGCTTTATTAAAAAAATGTGTAAAATAAGACAGACGCTCCAAAAAGCGTCTGTCTATTTACTTAAAATCAGCTAACTAACTAACTAACTAACTAACTAACTAACTAACTAACTAACTAACTAATCAATTCTATTATCTCTCCACCAATTCTTTTACTGTTTCGCCATAGAAATCAGTATGTGAAGTTTTGACCTTCAGAAGCTGATACCATTTTCTGAACGCACCCACAAAAACAACAAGCATTAAAACCATTGCTACAACAGCTAAAGTTGCCAATAAGTACTGCTGTTTTGGAATGTAAATATCCATCACCTGGATGTAGCCCGCCCAAAATGTAATAATTGCCATGAAAACTCCGGGGATTGCTGAGCAAAGCGCATATTTTCCTCGATTTAATCTGATGAGCATTGTGGTACAGACGATTAAACCACAAGCTGCAAGCAACTGATTACTGATTCCGAAGAGCGGCCAAATGCTGCTTACATTTCCTGTGAAAACCAGATATCCCCAGGCAAATGTGAAAAGCAAACTGCTGATGATAATTCCGGGAATCCAGTTTTTATCATTAAATTTAGGAATAACAGAACCCAGCATTTCCTGTAAGAAAAATCTTCCAACTCTCGTTCCGGCATCAATTGCGGTTAAAATAAATACGGCTTCAAACATAATCGCGAAATTGTACCAATACGCCATCAGCTGATCCATGTAAGGAATTTTATTGAAAATGTGCGCCATACCGACGGCTAAAGAAACAGCACCACCGGTTCTTCCGTGTAAATCAATTCCTATTCTTTCAGAAAAATAATCAATTTCAACACCATGTAAACTTGGATGGGTTGCTAAAAAAGCATCATACGTTTCTTTTGGTGTGTTGATGGCAAAATAATCTCCGGGCATCAAAGTACAAGCTGCAATTAAAGCCATTAATGCTACAAATCCTTCTACAAGCATCGCTCCGTATCCTACAAATAGAATTTCTTTTTCTCTGTTCAGCATTTTTGGAGTTGTTCCTGTCGCAATTACCGCATGGAAACCTGAAATCGCTCCACACGCAATTACAATAAAGATAAAAGGTAAAACAGGACCGCCAATTACGGGACCTCCTCCGTTAATAAATTCAGTTAAAGCAGGCATTTGAATGGTTGGATGGATAACAATTACGCCAATCGCCAGCATGATAATCGTTCCGATTTTTAAATACGTTGAAAGATAATCTCTCGGAACTAAAAGTAACCAAACCGGCAGCACAGAAGCCAAAAATCCGTATAATGGAATGGCGATAGAAATGGTTGTAATGTCCCATGTAAACATATTGTTCATGGTTTCATTCTGCATTAAATTATGTCCGCCAATAATTCCTGCAATCAGCAAAACACCGCCCAGAATACTTGCAAAAGTCACCGAGTTTTTTCTGTAACGCATAATCAATCCCATAATAATAGCAATCGGCATTGTAATCACTACGGTAAATAATGACCAGGAAGCTTCGTGCATGGCGTTGATACAAGCTAAAGAAAGTCCGGCAAGCGTTAAAATTAAGATGAATAAAATGGCAAAACCTGCAACCGTTCCCGTGGTTTTTCCAATTTC is drawn from Chryseobacterium muglaense and contains these coding sequences:
- a CDS encoding DUF3575 domain-containing protein, whose amino-acid sequence is MKKNFLLFIVLFAFCSIKAQAQSETDANSYQKNNEIKLNIISPLLDAFEIGYERFLNKNSSLGISAFKVYEHSSNDDMNYYVSPYYRYYFGKKYASGFFAEGFGMFTSIDGKKIYSADKITFTEGKDVYDLALGAGFGWKLVTKKGLVFEANAAYGKLVFNAGKTDHDQVIKLGLSVGYRF
- a CDS encoding carbon starvation CstA family protein, with amino-acid sequence MEFLNGINALTLVFTSLLIFAIAYRFYGIYLANKVLRLNDKNTTPAVEFADGKDYVATNKNVLFGHHFAAIAAAGPLVGPVLAAQFGYLPGAIWILIGCVLGGGVHDMVVLFASVRHKGQSLATIASKEIGKTTGTVAGFAILFILILTLAGLSLACINAMHEASWSLFTVVITMPIAIIMGLIMRYRKNSVTFASILGGVLLIAGIIGGHNLMQNETMNNMFTWDITTISIAIPLYGFLASVLPVWLLLVPRDYLSTYLKIGTIIMLAIGVIVIHPTIQMPALTEFINGGGPVIGGPVLPFIFIVIACGAISGFHAVIATGTTPKMLNREKEILFVGYGAMLVEGFVALMALIAACTLMPGDYFAINTPKETYDAFLATHPSLHGVEIDYFSERIGIDLHGRTGGAVSLAVGMAHIFNKIPYMDQLMAYWYNFAIMFEAVFILTAIDAGTRVGRFFLQEMLGSVIPKFNDKNWIPGIIISSLLFTFAWGYLVFTGNVSSIWPLFGISNQLLAACGLIVCTTMLIRLNRGKYALCSAIPGVFMAIITFWAGYIQVMDIYIPKQQYLLATLAVVAMVLMLVVFVGAFRKWYQLLKVKTSHTDFYGETVKELVER